The following are from one region of the Dehalococcoidia bacterium genome:
- a CDS encoding DinB family protein — protein MASETRRLIRELQQAMNATLDRLYDLAESDLDAACSHPCGKGPGGTTSIWHLLANDIDHEKLHAAGILNARHDLRLMQTGPQRMLAEWLKERAALIGALIGLEDDQLDLRRREGEWSFREMVEHTIFWEQDSVAAGLNDIAGGAPWQTDPALRYGGPVPMEKAAP, from the coding sequence ATGGCAAGCGAGACTCGGCGCCTGATCCGCGAACTGCAGCAGGCGATGAACGCGACGCTGGATCGCCTGTACGACCTGGCTGAGAGCGATCTCGACGCCGCCTGCTCGCACCCCTGCGGCAAGGGGCCGGGCGGCACGACCTCGATCTGGCATCTGCTGGCGAACGACATCGACCACGAGAAGCTGCACGCCGCCGGCATTCTCAACGCCCGCCACGACCTGCGCCTGATGCAAACCGGGCCGCAGCGCATGCTGGCCGAGTGGCTGAAGGAGCGCGCCGCGCTGATCGGCGCCCTGATCGGCCTGGAAGACGATCAGCTCGACCTGCGCCGGCGCGAGGGCGAGTGGAGCTTCCGCGAGATGGTGGAACACACGATCTTCTGGGAGCAGGACTCGGTCGCGGCCGGCCTCAACGACATCGCCGGCGGGGCGCCCTGGCAGACCGACCCGGCGCTGCGCTACGGCGGGCCCGTGCCGATGGAGAAGGCGGCCCC
- a CDS encoding response regulator has product MILVVDDDPDIARVIRLALESEGLAVVTAPNGRDALQRVREHRPDLVLLDINMPIMDGVTFARNARVEFGDLPIIVMTAGAEASRYCAQLGARDSLPKPFELTDLLDKVERYTTV; this is encoded by the coding sequence GTGATCCTCGTCGTCGATGACGACCCGGACATCGCCCGCGTGATTCGCCTGGCGTTGGAGAGCGAGGGGCTGGCGGTCGTCACGGCGCCGAACGGCCGCGACGCCCTGCAACGGGTGCGCGAGCACCGCCCGGACCTTGTCCTGCTCGACATCAACATGCCGATCATGGACGGCGTGACCTTCGCCCGGAACGCCCGCGTCGAGTTCGGCGATCTGCCGATCATCGTGATGACGGCGGGGGCGGAGGCCTCGCGCTATTGCGCCCAGCTCGGCGCGCGCGACAGCCTGCCCAAGCCCTTTGAGCTCACCGATCTCTTGGACAAGGTCGAACGGTACACCACCGTCTGA
- a CDS encoding lamin tail domain-containing protein, which produces MRDRLGGRSARRAIALAGWLLAAALLALAAGPRPGRAQTAPTPTSGAGPSLSLQATQQAVQAADGSQGIEIDLSLSAGDSVQARLLEDGIVLLFDGFIGPAGTTIARVFPRVCGRQHQYVLYSIVEGKAARAAGQTVVLCPEAAPTPSPSPQPSGAPAGAAPAPARPAPTAAAAAPALAPVAAVRPGQPPVPAPPLEPPSLALTDGFVLAQPDDDAAAGAIYAGTPLIRLTAIWLRGSDTSGGGDGRYQYVEIGNLGGAAQDLSGWALQGDSGTIAGLMYYFPAGLTLNPGDSCRIYVGHPAEATCGDSSFALFPFWGDHGDAGLWDAAGNLVDLLGY; this is translated from the coding sequence GTGCGGGACAGGCTCGGCGGACGGAGCGCGCGGCGGGCCATTGCCCTGGCCGGCTGGCTGTTGGCCGCCGCGTTGCTGGCGCTGGCGGCGGGGCCGCGGCCGGGCCGCGCCCAGACGGCGCCGACACCGACGAGCGGCGCCGGCCCCAGCCTGAGCCTGCAGGCGACCCAGCAGGCGGTGCAGGCCGCCGACGGCAGCCAGGGGATCGAGATCGATCTCAGCCTCAGCGCCGGCGACAGCGTGCAGGCACGCTTGCTGGAAGACGGCATAGTACTGCTGTTCGACGGCTTCATTGGCCCGGCGGGAACGACGATCGCCCGCGTCTTTCCGCGCGTCTGCGGCCGGCAGCACCAGTACGTGCTCTATTCGATCGTGGAGGGCAAGGCGGCGCGGGCCGCGGGGCAGACGGTCGTGCTCTGCCCCGAAGCCGCGCCCACGCCCTCGCCCAGCCCGCAGCCGTCGGGCGCGCCGGCGGGCGCGGCGCCTGCCCCGGCGCGGCCCGCCCCAACGGCCGCCGCGGCCGCCCCCGCGCTCGCGCCGGTTGCGGCCGTGCGGCCGGGACAGCCGCCGGTGCCCGCGCCGCCGCTGGAGCCGCCCAGCCTGGCGCTCACCGATGGCTTCGTGCTGGCACAGCCGGACGATGACGCGGCCGCCGGCGCGATCTACGCCGGCACGCCGCTGATCCGGCTCACGGCGATCTGGCTGCGCGGCAGCGACACGAGCGGCGGCGGCGACGGCCGCTATCAGTACGTCGAGATCGGCAACCTGGGCGGCGCGGCGCAGGACTTGAGCGGCTGGGCGCTGCAGGGCGACAGCGGCACCATCGCCGGGCTGATGTACTACTTCCCCGCCGGCCTGACGCTCAATCCCGGCGACAGCTGCCGCATCTACGTCGGCCATCCGGCCGAGGCCACCTGCGGCGACAGCAGCTTCGCCCTGTTCCCCTTCTGGGGTGACCACGGCGACGCCGGCCTCTGGGACGCCGCCGGCAACCTGGTGGATCTGCTCGGCTATTAA
- a CDS encoding tetratricopeptide repeat protein yields the protein MATGAAMRVCPACGKETPAADPFCIECGAEATAPPAQHTAPVIVHGAPPTHAPAHHTAHPAQSPPALSTNANSSTMPVFRGSGGAPATGHTAQTAPTQPAAAPAASGGSACPKCGKPVREGARFCPSCGAALSAGVLHIGQTLAGRYKITGIIGGGGMGAVYRAVDVNLPTRQEPEGRSCAVKAILKTDDPELLAAAALEREMLIRLDHQNIVRIYDIVTQENVPFIVMALVQGVGWKKLIENAGGTLAPQEAVRLILGIMPAFRYLHHRTPPVVYRDFKPGNAIQVTEDDGTLREVLIDLGTAIEYTPGQPVQAWGTIGYAPPEIRGVCEQTPGMDVYTIVSTLAELAGLDVEAWQGGGVPPAEQWPLPPELYDLIARGRSKSPAERFGSIDELQEQLEGVARFIQGAAGGSAAEMMTALPVQSRLFTGSIGHRTTGRINALPAADSTDPAAAALDSARALMTAGRYTQALAAADAAVKASPASIDARLVRAAALTNLGRDDEAKAELQTADQHATPATRWRAIVVEAQVAQAAGDAATAESDYKELMRLVPGEILPKQALADLYHDQQRYQDALPLYQRVVQADPANAEAILGMADTLVALNQPQAAIDALDRVSENAVRFVDAQLRLIELYLSRVEQQPEELNRAAAAMLALGGRVQSGHFYQLLGDWWFAAWRLARARALPAIDRWPDGGTHDANDRRGMAERCREAYRRYLRQEPEATDADAVLERIYFGVDEWL from the coding sequence GTGGCGACCGGAGCGGCGATGCGCGTCTGCCCGGCGTGCGGCAAGGAGACGCCGGCCGCCGATCCCTTCTGCATAGAGTGCGGCGCCGAGGCGACGGCGCCGCCCGCCCAGCACACCGCGCCCGTGATCGTGCACGGCGCGCCGCCAACACATGCGCCCGCGCACCACACTGCGCATCCGGCTCAGAGCCCCCCGGCCTTGAGCACCAACGCCAACAGCAGCACCATGCCCGTCTTTCGTGGCAGCGGCGGCGCCCCGGCCACGGGTCACACAGCGCAGACCGCGCCCACGCAACCGGCAGCAGCTCCGGCAGCGTCCGGCGGCTCGGCCTGTCCGAAGTGCGGCAAGCCCGTGCGCGAGGGGGCGCGTTTCTGCCCGTCCTGCGGCGCGGCGCTCTCCGCCGGCGTGCTGCACATCGGCCAGACGCTGGCCGGGCGTTACAAGATCACCGGCATCATCGGCGGCGGGGGCATGGGCGCCGTCTACCGCGCCGTTGACGTCAACCTGCCCACGCGCCAGGAGCCGGAGGGCCGCAGTTGCGCGGTCAAGGCGATCCTCAAGACCGACGACCCGGAGCTGCTGGCGGCCGCCGCGCTCGAGCGCGAGATGCTGATCCGGCTCGACCACCAGAACATCGTGCGCATCTACGACATCGTCACGCAGGAGAACGTGCCCTTCATCGTCATGGCGCTGGTTCAGGGCGTGGGCTGGAAGAAGCTGATCGAGAACGCCGGCGGCACGCTCGCGCCGCAGGAGGCCGTGCGGCTGATCCTCGGCATCATGCCCGCCTTCCGCTACCTGCACCACCGCACGCCGCCCGTCGTCTATCGCGACTTCAAGCCCGGCAACGCGATCCAGGTCACGGAAGACGACGGCACGCTGCGCGAGGTGCTGATCGACCTCGGCACCGCGATCGAGTACACGCCCGGCCAGCCGGTGCAGGCCTGGGGCACGATCGGCTACGCGCCGCCGGAGATCCGCGGCGTCTGCGAACAGACGCCCGGCATGGACGTCTACACGATCGTCAGCACGCTGGCCGAGCTGGCGGGGCTCGATGTCGAAGCCTGGCAGGGCGGCGGCGTGCCGCCCGCGGAGCAGTGGCCGCTGCCGCCGGAGCTCTACGACCTGATCGCCCGCGGCCGCAGCAAGTCGCCGGCCGAGCGTTTCGGCAGCATCGACGAGTTGCAGGAGCAGCTTGAGGGCGTCGCCCGCTTCATCCAGGGCGCTGCCGGCGGCAGCGCCGCCGAGATGATGACCGCGCTGCCCGTGCAGAGCCGCCTGTTCACCGGCAGCATCGGCCACCGCACCACGGGACGCATCAACGCCCTGCCCGCCGCCGACAGCACCGATCCCGCCGCCGCGGCGCTTGACTCCGCCCGCGCCCTGATGACCGCCGGCCGCTACACCCAGGCGCTGGCCGCGGCCGATGCGGCGGTCAAGGCCAGCCCCGCCAGCATCGACGCGCGCCTCGTGCGGGCCGCGGCGCTCACCAACCTCGGCCGCGACGACGAGGCGAAGGCCGAGTTGCAAACCGCCGATCAGCACGCCACGCCGGCCACGCGCTGGCGGGCGATCGTGGTCGAGGCGCAGGTGGCGCAGGCCGCCGGCGACGCCGCCACCGCCGAGAGCGACTACAAGGAGCTGATGCGGCTGGTGCCCGGCGAGATCCTGCCCAAGCAGGCGCTGGCCGATCTCTACCACGACCAGCAGCGCTACCAGGATGCCTTGCCGCTGTACCAGCGCGTGGTGCAGGCCGACCCGGCCAACGCCGAGGCGATCCTGGGCATGGCCGACACGCTGGTCGCGCTCAACCAGCCGCAGGCGGCGATCGACGCGCTCGACCGCGTGAGTGAGAACGCCGTGCGCTTCGTGGACGCGCAACTGCGGCTGATCGAGCTCTATCTCTCGCGCGTGGAGCAGCAGCCGGAGGAGTTGAACCGCGCGGCGGCGGCGATGCTGGCGCTCGGTGGGCGCGTGCAGAGCGGCCACTTCTATCAACTGCTGGGCGACTGGTGGTTCGCCGCCTGGCGGCTGGCGCGCGCCCGGGCGCTGCCCGCGATCGACCGCTGGCCCGACGGCGGCACGCACGACGCGAACGATCGCCGCGGCATGGCCGAGCGCTGCCGCGAGGCCTACCGCCGCTACCTGCGCCAGGAGCCGGAGGCCACCGACGCCGACGCCGTGCTCGAGCGCATCTACTTCGGGGTGGACGAATGGCTGTGA
- a CDS encoding branched-chain amino acid ABC transporter substrate-binding protein, with translation MRSSGRQRTGIAALGRLALLGVALLALSCGGTPTDELHVYSSVPLQGSGAKENKTIVDAIQMALSEHGGKAGRFRIKYISLDDSTKAKGKWDAGQETKNARRAAADPLAVAYIGTVNSGAAKVSIPILDRVQLAMVSPANTYPGLTKSSGALASEPYIYYPLGPDSQNFCRVLPSDDLQGAAGALYAQQKLGAKSVYVLDDTELYGHGIATIFAAKAKEIGLNVLAGPEGIETRTGAQFSQARNSEAQKVVAAKPDLVYFGGATENHPGELLNDLRKLGFRGVFMGPDGIDQSEFVDEASAGGVQAGQVFATLPGLPAEKLTGAGAAWYAKFKAQYGDTGQYTHYAYEAMNVVLDAIAKAGGVDAHTGKADRAAVLAAIRQAKNVQGILGAWSFDGHCDTTLTAISVNDLTNGKFQYKELAPQP, from the coding sequence ATGCGGAGCAGCGGCCGGCAGCGGACGGGAATCGCGGCGCTCGGGCGGCTGGCGCTGCTCGGCGTGGCGCTGCTGGCGCTCTCCTGCGGCGGCACGCCGACGGACGAGCTGCACGTCTACTCCAGCGTGCCGCTGCAAGGCTCCGGCGCCAAAGAGAACAAGACGATCGTCGACGCGATCCAGATGGCGCTTTCCGAGCACGGCGGCAAGGCAGGGCGCTTCCGCATCAAGTACATCTCGCTGGACGACTCGACAAAAGCGAAAGGCAAGTGGGACGCGGGCCAGGAGACGAAGAACGCCCGCCGCGCGGCCGCCGATCCGCTGGCCGTCGCCTACATCGGCACGGTCAACTCGGGCGCGGCCAAGGTTTCGATCCCCATTCTCGACCGCGTGCAACTGGCGATGGTCAGTCCGGCGAACACCTATCCGGGCCTGACCAAGAGCAGCGGCGCCCTCGCCAGCGAGCCGTACATCTACTACCCGCTCGGTCCCGACAGCCAGAACTTTTGCAGGGTGCTGCCCTCGGACGATCTGCAGGGCGCGGCCGGCGCCCTCTACGCGCAGCAGAAGCTGGGCGCGAAGAGCGTCTACGTGCTGGACGACACCGAGCTGTACGGCCACGGCATCGCCACGATCTTCGCGGCGAAGGCGAAAGAGATCGGCCTGAACGTGCTGGCCGGGCCGGAGGGAATCGAGACACGCACGGGGGCGCAGTTCAGCCAGGCGCGCAACAGCGAGGCGCAGAAGGTCGTGGCGGCGAAGCCGGACCTGGTCTACTTCGGCGGCGCCACGGAGAACCATCCGGGTGAGCTGCTCAACGATCTGCGCAAGCTCGGCTTCCGCGGCGTGTTCATGGGGCCGGACGGCATCGATCAGTCGGAGTTCGTGGACGAGGCCTCGGCCGGTGGCGTGCAGGCGGGCCAGGTCTTCGCCACGCTGCCCGGCCTGCCCGCGGAGAAGCTCACCGGCGCCGGCGCCGCCTGGTACGCCAAGTTCAAGGCGCAGTACGGCGACACCGGCCAGTACACGCACTACGCCTACGAGGCGATGAACGTGGTGCTGGACGCGATCGCGAAGGCCGGCGGGGTCGACGCGCACACGGGCAAGGCCGATCGCGCCGCCGTGCTCGCGGCGATCCGCCAGGCCAAGAACGTGCAGGGCATTCTCGGCGCCTGGAGCTTCGACGGCCACTGCGACACGACGCTGACGGCGATCAGCGTGAACGACCTGACCAACGGCAAGTTCCAGTACAAGGAGCTGGCGCCCCAGCCGTAG
- a CDS encoding molybdopterin-dependent oxidoreductase — MNAVKPLPAAAAQTPPRAVYSENQLLTAQLGAILAVLLTLQFLSGALFYLYVFYYDAPPWFTFTRFLHFYVGIAIIPFVLAKYGTTTVRAAGYYLRIPRFKRLGAPPLLARITSPLLALDFLLIGISGLYMLLHLYYAHTNIPPFEWKPVQTHALAAFLAVPLLGLHLGSHLFESARAVKARRDSLLQTNAGKQAVYTRRGFLAAVSLSGVGLALATQNGPLAHGQVGPFFIARGPKGASKAQSFPIETLFGDKAIDPAAFRLQIDGAVVRPGSFTLADLATLPVYEQRIRTSCVSGWSSVNVWRGYLVRDVLGLAGGTAGAKQLSFRSATNYRVPWPTHRLLGANALLATHVNGEALIREHGAPLRLIAPGYPGENMVKQVVQITADPAPDRFAPDLDPRTEAIGGCGRFAGVAPRTEEHRNGEPA; from the coding sequence ATGAACGCCGTGAAGCCGCTGCCCGCCGCAGCGGCGCAAACCCCGCCGCGCGCGGTGTACTCGGAGAACCAGCTGCTGACGGCGCAGCTCGGCGCGATCCTGGCCGTGCTGCTCACCCTGCAGTTCCTTTCCGGCGCCCTCTTCTATCTGTACGTCTTCTACTACGACGCGCCGCCGTGGTTCACCTTCACCCGCTTCCTCCACTTCTACGTGGGCATCGCCATCATTCCCTTCGTGTTGGCGAAGTACGGCACGACGACGGTCCGTGCCGCCGGTTACTACCTGCGCATCCCGCGCTTCAAGCGGCTCGGCGCCCCGCCGCTGCTGGCGCGCATCACCTCGCCGCTGTTGGCGCTCGACTTCCTGCTGATCGGCATCAGCGGGCTGTACATGCTGCTGCACCTCTACTACGCGCACACCAACATCCCGCCGTTCGAGTGGAAGCCCGTGCAGACGCACGCGCTTGCCGCGTTCCTCGCCGTGCCGCTGCTTGGGCTGCATCTCGGCAGCCACCTGTTCGAGTCGGCGCGCGCCGTGAAGGCGCGGCGCGACAGTCTGCTGCAAACCAATGCCGGCAAGCAGGCCGTGTACACGCGGCGCGGTTTCCTTGCCGCCGTCTCGCTGAGCGGCGTCGGTCTGGCGCTGGCGACGCAGAACGGGCCGCTCGCGCACGGCCAGGTCGGACCGTTCTTCATCGCCCGCGGGCCGAAGGGCGCGAGCAAGGCGCAGTCCTTCCCGATTGAGACACTGTTCGGCGACAAGGCGATCGACCCGGCGGCCTTCCGCCTGCAGATCGACGGCGCGGTGGTGCGGCCCGGCAGCTTCACACTGGCGGACCTGGCAACGCTGCCCGTATACGAGCAACGCATCCGCACGAGCTGCGTCTCCGGCTGGAGCTCGGTCAACGTCTGGCGTGGCTATTTGGTGCGCGACGTGCTGGGGCTTGCCGGCGGCACGGCGGGCGCAAAACAGCTCAGCTTCCGCAGCGCCACCAACTACCGCGTGCCCTGGCCTACGCACCGACTGCTGGGCGCCAACGCCCTGCTCGCCACGCACGTGAACGGCGAAGCGCTGATCCGGGAGCACGGGGCGCCGTTGCGACTGATCGCCCCCGGCTATCCCGGCGAGAACATGGTGAAGCAGGTGGTGCAGATCACGGCCGATCCCGCGCCCGACCGCTTCGCGCCGGATCTCGACCCGCGCACCGAGGCGATCGGCGGCTGCGGGCGCTTTGCCGGCGTCGCGCCGCGGACGGAGGAGCACCGCAATGGCGAGCCCGCGTAG
- a CDS encoding TIGR04282 family arsenosugar biosynthesis glycosyltransferase produces the protein MDTLIVFARAPRPGMAKTRLVRDLGQAEAHRLYAALFADTLLLAGRVPARRLLSLDGSAAGLALPPRWQLVQQPELSFGERLEWSFARAFARGADRCVLIGADAPHVRPEWVRGAFAALRTHDVAIGPTHDGGYYLLGLRQPSPWIFEDVNWSTPSVLAETLRLVREHGNRCHLLPEEFDVDTGEEAQRLCTLLRREPERAPATARTLNEVLWSLIA, from the coding sequence ATGGATACATTGATCGTGTTCGCCCGGGCGCCGCGGCCCGGCATGGCGAAGACCCGGCTTGTCCGTGACCTGGGGCAAGCGGAGGCGCACCGCCTGTATGCCGCGTTGTTCGCCGACACGCTCTTGCTGGCCGGCCGTGTGCCGGCGCGCCGCCTGCTCTCGCTTGACGGTTCGGCCGCGGGCCTGGCGCTGCCGCCGCGCTGGCAACTGGTGCAGCAGCCGGAGTTGAGCTTCGGCGAGCGCCTGGAGTGGTCGTTTGCCCGGGCCTTCGCCCGCGGCGCCGATCGCTGCGTGCTGATCGGCGCCGACGCGCCGCACGTGCGGCCGGAATGGGTGCGCGGGGCGTTCGCCGCACTGCGCACGCACGACGTGGCGATCGGCCCGACGCACGACGGCGGCTACTATCTGCTCGGCCTGCGCCAGCCGTCGCCCTGGATCTTCGAAGACGTGAACTGGAGCACGCCCTCGGTGCTCGCGGAGACGCTGCGGCTGGTGCGCGAGCATGGCAATCGCTGCCACCTGCTGCCCGAGGAGTTCGACGTGGACACCGGCGAGGAAGCGCAGCGACTCTGCACTCTGCTGCGGCGGGAACCGGAGCGCGCGCCGGCAACGGCTCGTACCCTGAACGAAGTGCTGTGGAGTCTGATCGCATGA
- a CDS encoding OsmC family protein → MELGRAIYQAEAHSGVGGPGTAARSGDLLLGALAACAQVTCQMVATAMAVPIRSITVAVEGELDLRGTLGLAKDAPVGFDRIALSFAIDAPEATAEQLAALREKTEQYCVVLQTLQHSPAISAVWS, encoded by the coding sequence GTGGAGCTCGGACGCGCCATCTACCAGGCCGAGGCGCACAGCGGCGTGGGCGGCCCCGGCACTGCCGCCCGCTCCGGCGACCTGCTGCTGGGGGCGCTGGCGGCCTGCGCCCAGGTCACCTGCCAGATGGTGGCCACGGCCATGGCCGTGCCCATCCGCTCGATCACCGTCGCCGTCGAGGGCGAGCTCGATCTGCGCGGTACGCTCGGCCTGGCGAAGGATGCGCCGGTCGGCTTCGATCGCATCGCCCTGAGCTTCGCCATCGATGCGCCGGAGGCGACCGCCGAGCAACTGGCGGCGCTGCGCGAGAAGACCGAGCAGTACTGCGTCGTGCTGCAAACGCTGCAGCACAGTCCGGCGATCAGCGCCGTGTGGAGCTGA
- a CDS encoding phosphoribosyltransferase: MMRRMLFGPRPFHDRADAGRRLAQLLQAYRGPDAIVLALPRGGVEVGYEVARLLGAPLDVIVARKLGAPAQRELGIGAIAPGGVRVLDRDTIALLGIPPAQIDAVVAEETAEMERRERAFRGGLPAPDLAGCSVILVDDGLATGVTARAAIRAIRAARPRRIVLAVPVCPPETAAALRSEVDELVCVESPADFLAVGRWYENFDQTSDEEVIELLARARRETPPRPHVD; this comes from the coding sequence ATGATGCGACGAATGCTGTTTGGTCCGCGGCCCTTCCACGATCGGGCGGACGCCGGCCGCCGGCTCGCGCAACTGCTGCAGGCGTACCGAGGGCCGGATGCGATCGTGCTGGCCTTGCCCCGCGGCGGTGTCGAGGTCGGCTATGAGGTGGCGCGCCTGCTCGGCGCTCCGCTCGACGTGATCGTGGCACGCAAGCTGGGGGCGCCCGCGCAGCGCGAGCTGGGCATCGGGGCGATCGCGCCCGGCGGTGTGCGCGTGCTCGATCGCGACACGATCGCGCTGCTCGGCATCCCGCCGGCCCAGATCGATGCCGTCGTCGCCGAGGAGACCGCGGAGATGGAGCGGCGCGAGCGAGCCTTTCGCGGCGGACTGCCGGCGCCCGATCTCGCCGGATGCAGCGTCATCCTCGTGGACGATGGCCTCGCCACGGGCGTGACCGCGCGTGCTGCGATACGCGCCATCCGCGCGGCGCGGCCGCGGCGCATTGTGCTGGCCGTGCCGGTCTGCCCGCCGGAGACGGCCGCCGCCCTGCGCTCTGAGGTCGATGAACTGGTGTGTGTTGAATCTCCCGCCGACTTCCTGGCCGTGGGCCGCTGGTACGAGAACTTCGATCAGACCAGCGACGAGGAGGTGATCGAGCTGCTGGCGCGTGCGCGGCGCGAAACACCGCCGCGGCCGCACGTGGACTGA